In Methanocella sp., the following are encoded in one genomic region:
- a CDS encoding molybdopterin dinucleotide binding domain-containing protein produces MTNSIEANLISGRTFMQGVAIEGHKHEDEYIKACGICEVDVSDLKKLKVFPGQTVRVKSAYGEVVVRAVKATQGPHPGLVFIPMGPWANQVTSPNTYSTGMPHFKGVKVTIEPAPNEKVLNGIELLQKTTLDLKVNA; encoded by the coding sequence ATGACTAACTCGATAGAAGCAAACCTGATATCAGGTAGGACCTTCATGCAGGGTGTCGCCATCGAGGGGCACAAGCATGAGGATGAATATATCAAGGCCTGCGGGATATGCGAAGTTGACGTGAGCGACCTCAAGAAGCTCAAGGTCTTCCCCGGCCAGACCGTGAGGGTCAAATCGGCTTACGGAGAGGTAGTCGTTAGGGCGGTAAAAGCGACCCAGGGTCCGCACCCTGGGCTGGTCTTTATTCCCATGGGGCCATGGGCAAACCAGGTAACGAGCCCGAATACGTATTCGACGGGCATGCCCCACTTCAAAGGAGTAAAGGTCACCATCGAACCAGCGCCTAACGAGAAAGTTCTGAACGGCATCGAGCTGCTTCAGAAGACCACATTAGACCTGAAGGTGAACGCATGA
- the hdrB gene encoding CoB--CoM heterodisulfide reductase subunit B, with amino-acid sequence MSEAKLKSSLFLGCIAPNRYPGIEVSTIKTAKNLGVELVDLKGAGCCPAPGAFGSMDLLTWEALAARNICLSEQMGLDCTVVCNGCYKSLYDVNEKLKANPVEMEKVNGILKLADMQYKGSIEVRHVAEQLYNDVGIKKIRDSVVQPLNGIKVGIHYGCHLLKPGRERHFTNAEAFGTEIPRFLDEMVEALGARSMDYKDKMMCCGAGGGVRGYKKDFALDMTNEKLKNMQAVGVDCIVDVCPFCHLQFDLGQMEIAEKFGDKYNIPVLHYGQLLGLAQGMSPDELGLEAHQIKVDSLLDKIV; translated from the coding sequence ATGAGCGAAGCTAAATTAAAATCATCACTGTTCCTCGGCTGTATTGCGCCGAACAGGTACCCGGGCATCGAGGTCTCGACGATCAAGACGGCCAAGAACCTGGGCGTCGAGCTCGTCGACCTCAAGGGCGCCGGCTGCTGCCCCGCTCCAGGCGCGTTCGGCTCGATGGACTTACTGACCTGGGAAGCCCTGGCCGCGAGGAACATCTGCCTGTCTGAGCAGATGGGCCTGGACTGTACGGTCGTGTGCAACGGCTGCTACAAGTCGCTGTATGACGTCAACGAGAAATTAAAGGCAAACCCGGTCGAGATGGAAAAGGTCAACGGCATCCTGAAGCTGGCCGACATGCAGTACAAGGGATCCATCGAGGTCCGCCATGTCGCCGAGCAGCTCTACAATGACGTGGGCATCAAGAAGATCAGGGACAGCGTCGTCCAGCCCCTCAACGGCATCAAGGTCGGCATCCACTATGGCTGCCACTTACTCAAGCCCGGCAGGGAGAGGCACTTCACTAACGCCGAGGCCTTCGGCACCGAGATCCCCAGATTCCTGGACGAGATGGTCGAGGCCCTGGGAGCCAGAAGCATGGACTACAAGGACAAGATGATGTGCTGCGGAGCCGGCGGAGGCGTCAGAGGCTACAAGAAGGACTTCGCCCTCGACATGACCAACGAGAAGCTGAAGAACATGCAGGCCGTCGGCGTGGACTGTATCGTCGACGTGTGCCCGTTCTGCCACCTGCAGTTCGACCTGGGGCAGATGGAGATCGCCGAGAAGTTCGGCGACAAGTACAATATCCCGGTGCTGCACTATGGCCAGCTACTCGGCCTCGCTCAGGGCATGAGCCCGGACGAGCTGGGACTGGAAGCACACCAGATCAAGGTAGACTCATTACTGGATAAGATTGTGTGA
- a CDS encoding CoB--CoM heterodisulfide reductase iron-sulfur subunit A family protein — protein sequence MANEKKPNRVGVFICHCGTNIAGVIPIDQLREYAMTLPNVVHADNYTYMCSTPGQEKIKTAIKEHNLDAVVVAACSPRLHEPTFRKASAAGGLNPFIFEMANIREQSSWIHMKEPERATEKAKDIVRMSVARASLLEPLDTKYIPVEKAIMVIGAGVAGIQAALEIADSGITTYLIEKDPSIGGNMSRLDKTFPTLDCSQCILTPKMVDVDRHPNIKTLTYTEVDKVDGYIGNFTVTVRRKARGVKEAECNGCGDCAAVCPVTKGNEFDLGLGPRKAIYVPFPQAVPLKYTIDFDSCIKCDLCVKKCGDKNAIDLNMKDELVEIKVGTIIVATGFDLYEIEKKEEWGYGRYDNVITGLQFERLINASGPTGGKLIRPSDGQKPHNVAFVLCAGSRDQDANPYCSRVCCMYSLKHAHQIMEKMPGTIPYLFYMDIRAFGKAYEEFYYRIQDEGAKFVRGRVSYIEEDPVTKNCIVHAEDTLLGTPVTLDADMVVLASAIVPKETTELLRNKLTISRSPDKFLLEAHPKLNPFSTSTDGIFLAGCCQGPKDIPDTVAQAAGAAAAAQVPINQGKVALEPIAAKVNDDLCSGCGVCGSLCPYKAITLSEIGEGHRRASVNDAMCKGCGTCGAACPAKAITMQHFKNEQIRAQIAALFTPVGGA from the coding sequence ATGGCAAACGAAAAGAAACCTAACAGAGTCGGAGTGTTCATCTGTCACTGCGGTACCAACATCGCGGGCGTCATCCCGATCGATCAGCTGAGGGAATATGCGATGACGCTCCCCAACGTAGTGCACGCGGACAACTACACTTACATGTGTTCAACCCCGGGCCAGGAAAAGATCAAGACCGCCATCAAGGAGCACAACCTTGACGCGGTAGTGGTCGCGGCGTGCTCGCCCCGCCTGCACGAGCCGACCTTCAGGAAGGCGTCGGCGGCAGGCGGCCTGAACCCGTTCATATTCGAAATGGCGAACATCCGTGAGCAGTCCTCCTGGATCCACATGAAGGAGCCGGAGAGGGCGACGGAGAAGGCGAAGGACATCGTGCGCATGAGCGTCGCGAGGGCGTCGCTGCTCGAGCCGCTGGACACCAAGTACATCCCGGTCGAGAAGGCCATCATGGTCATCGGCGCGGGCGTCGCCGGCATCCAGGCGGCCCTGGAGATCGCCGACTCGGGCATCACGACCTACCTCATAGAGAAGGACCCGAGCATCGGCGGCAACATGTCCAGGCTGGACAAGACGTTCCCCACGCTGGACTGCTCGCAGTGTATCCTGACCCCGAAGATGGTGGACGTCGACAGGCACCCGAATATCAAGACGTTGACCTACACGGAAGTCGACAAGGTGGACGGCTACATCGGCAACTTCACCGTCACGGTGAGGCGGAAGGCCAGAGGCGTCAAGGAAGCCGAATGTAACGGCTGCGGCGACTGTGCTGCAGTATGCCCCGTAACCAAGGGCAACGAGTTCGACCTTGGGCTGGGCCCGAGGAAGGCCATATACGTGCCCTTCCCGCAGGCAGTGCCTCTCAAGTACACCATCGACTTCGACAGCTGCATCAAGTGCGATCTGTGTGTCAAGAAGTGCGGCGACAAGAACGCCATCGACCTCAACATGAAGGACGAGCTCGTCGAGATCAAGGTCGGCACCATCATCGTGGCCACTGGCTTTGACCTGTACGAGATCGAGAAGAAGGAGGAGTGGGGATATGGCAGGTACGACAACGTCATCACCGGCCTCCAGTTCGAGAGGCTCATCAACGCGTCAGGCCCGACCGGCGGTAAGCTCATCAGGCCGTCGGACGGCCAGAAGCCGCACAACGTGGCGTTCGTATTATGCGCAGGCTCGAGAGACCAGGACGCAAACCCGTACTGCTCGAGAGTCTGCTGTATGTACTCGCTGAAGCACGCCCACCAGATCATGGAGAAGATGCCGGGCACCATACCCTACCTCTTCTACATGGACATACGGGCCTTCGGTAAGGCATACGAAGAATTCTACTACCGCATTCAGGACGAGGGCGCTAAATTCGTCCGCGGCAGGGTATCCTACATCGAGGAAGACCCGGTCACCAAGAACTGCATCGTCCACGCAGAGGACACGCTGCTTGGCACGCCCGTCACCTTAGACGCTGACATGGTCGTGCTGGCGTCCGCCATCGTCCCCAAGGAGACGACCGAGTTACTCAGGAACAAGCTGACCATCTCCAGGAGCCCGGACAAGTTCCTGCTTGAGGCACACCCCAAGCTGAACCCGTTCTCCACGAGCACTGATGGTATCTTCCTGGCCGGCTGCTGTCAGGGCCCCAAGGACATCCCCGACACAGTAGCCCAGGCGGCCGGTGCCGCCGCGGCAGCCCAGGTCCCAATCAACCAGGGCAAGGTCGCCCTCGAGCCCATCGCGGCAAAAGTGAACGACGACCTCTGCTCCGGCTGCGGAGTATGCGGCAGCCTGTGCCCGTACAAGGCCATCACGCTGAGCGAGATCGGCGAGGGCCACAGGAGAGCGTCGGTCAACGATGCGATGTGTAAGGGCTGCGGCACCTGCGGCGCAGCGTGCCCGGCAAAGGCAATCACCATGCAACACTTTAAGAACGAACAGATCAGGGCGCAGATCGCTGCACTGTTCACCCCCGTAGGAGGTGCCTAA
- a CDS encoding hydrogenase iron-sulfur subunit: MADEFEPKILGILCNWCTYAGSDLAGTSRIQYPPNVRVIRVMCTGRIDPAFVMEAFSLGADAVLISGCHIGDCHYIAGNYKARRRIALTRKVIEQFGIDPRRLKMTFVSASEGALWAEVVKDMVNTIKKLGPTPVQKKVDLHAAGGHAAAGADEDLAEIAKASAGKKLEAAPVQKK, translated from the coding sequence ATGGCTGACGAGTTCGAACCCAAGATACTCGGCATACTGTGTAACTGGTGTACCTACGCAGGCTCGGACCTGGCGGGCACATCGAGAATACAGTACCCCCCCAACGTACGTGTCATCCGTGTGATGTGCACGGGCCGTATCGACCCCGCGTTCGTCATGGAGGCGTTCAGCCTCGGCGCCGACGCGGTGCTCATATCGGGCTGCCACATCGGCGACTGCCACTACATCGCGGGCAACTACAAGGCAAGACGCAGGATAGCCCTGACCAGGAAAGTCATCGAACAGTTCGGCATCGACCCCAGGAGGCTCAAGATGACCTTCGTCTCGGCATCGGAAGGTGCGCTGTGGGCGGAAGTCGTCAAGGACATGGTCAATACCATCAAGAAGCTGGGCCCCACGCCCGTCCAGAAGAAGGTTGACCTGCACGCCGCAGGCGGGCACGCCGCCGCGGGCGCGGACGAAGACCTGGCAGAGATCGCAAAGGCAAGCGCTGGAAAGAAGCTGGAAGCCGCGCCGGTACAGAAGAAGTGA